A single genomic interval of Desulfovibrio intestinalis harbors:
- a CDS encoding DVU_1551 family NTP transferase — translation MNARVLILAAGQASRMGKVKGLLPLPLGEAGHECSALEGLACLFRSVGIEHISVVTGWHADSVELAAQDIGLAVVRNPRPEDGMFSSVCAGLRALADANSALPQAPVLVLPVDVPLVRPMTVQALLEAHEADSEHVFVPVFAGAEGHPPLLPACHMEHILRHAQSNGENGLRGALEGLPVRRIPVADKLMLLDMDRPEDYENIRLLAQYRDVLLPDEAVELLHLHDVPEKGLRHGRAVGTVAAALARALQRARSARNTHAAKAAGLAPGLTPELVPDFALAGGLLHDICKGEKRHEAAAGRLLRSLHLPVMAHLVEDHRDLTLPAEQPITERELIFLADKYCYGSSYVPVRQRFEQKLEIFGSDAAEAIKGRMARALTLEARLARELGCIADGPLHTQAADCGREAASAESLHSLYPAYPVHPADIARSALAEMAAQSS, via the coding sequence GTGAACGCGCGTGTTCTGATACTGGCGGCGGGGCAGGCTTCGCGCATGGGCAAGGTCAAGGGGCTTCTGCCTCTTCCTCTAGGCGAGGCGGGGCACGAGTGCTCGGCCCTGGAAGGTCTGGCGTGTCTTTTTCGCTCTGTGGGTATTGAGCATATTTCTGTTGTCACAGGCTGGCATGCGGACAGTGTGGAGCTGGCGGCGCAGGATATTGGCCTTGCTGTCGTGCGTAATCCCAGGCCGGAAGACGGTATGTTTTCATCGGTCTGCGCGGGGCTACGGGCGCTGGCCGACGCCAATAGCGCATTGCCCCAAGCCCCTGTGCTGGTGCTGCCTGTGGATGTGCCACTGGTGCGGCCAATGACAGTACAGGCATTGCTTGAAGCTCATGAGGCTGATTCTGAACATGTTTTTGTGCCTGTTTTTGCCGGTGCAGAAGGGCATCCGCCGCTTTTGCCCGCCTGCCATATGGAGCACATACTGCGGCATGCGCAGTCCAATGGTGAAAACGGCTTGCGGGGAGCTCTGGAAGGGCTGCCTGTGCGCAGAATACCCGTAGCAGACAAGCTGATGCTGCTGGATATGGACAGGCCCGAAGACTATGAAAACATCAGGCTTTTGGCGCAATACCGGGATGTGTTGCTGCCTGATGAAGCTGTGGAATTGCTGCATCTGCACGACGTGCCTGAAAAGGGGCTGCGTCACGGCCGCGCTGTGGGCACTGTGGCTGCGGCCCTGGCAAGGGCGTTACAGCGCGCACGCTCTGCCCGAAATACCCATGCTGCTAAGGCCGCTGGCCTTGCCCCGGGTCTTACTCCAGAGCTTGTTCCAGACTTTGCTCTTGCAGGAGGCCTGCTACACGACATATGCAAGGGTGAAAAAAGGCATGAAGCCGCCGCCGGACGCCTGTTGCGCAGCCTGCATCTGCCCGTAATGGCGCATCTGGTGGAAGATCACCGTGACCTGACTTTGCCCGCCGAGCAGCCCATTACAGAACGTGAACTGATTTTTTTGGCTGATAAATATTGTTACGGTTCAAGCTATGTGCCTGTGCGCCAACGGTTTGAACAAAAGCTGGAAATTTTTGGCAGTGACGCGGCAGAAGCCATCAAGGGGCGCATGGCGCGCGCCTTGACTCTGGAGGCCCGGCTTGCCCGTGAACTGGGCTGCATCGCTGACGGGCCGCTGCACACTCAGGCCGCAGATTGTGGGCGAGAAGCTGCTTCTGCTGAGAGCCTGCATTCCCTTTATCCCGCATATCCGGTTCATCCGGCTGACATTGCGCGCAGTGCCTTGGCAGAGATGGCAGCTCAGAGCAGTTGA
- a CDS encoding histidine phosphatase family protein, with translation MNGMWFVRHGALPPNPERRIVGNRDIPLSPAGREQIRVLARDFMPILAGRLAAVVSSDLGRCRETASILLTGNEWAASPPPIHLEPDLRELNLGQWQGLTKAEIEQRFPGQYDARGRNFPHYCPEGGESFAQLQNRALDAVNRWRRHYPTGTLLVVAHAGVIRSLLAYYMALPLNDVLRIPQEYACQTFVPEW, from the coding sequence ATGAACGGCATGTGGTTTGTGCGCCACGGTGCTTTGCCGCCCAACCCGGAGCGGCGTATCGTGGGGAATCGTGATATCCCTCTCAGTCCAGCCGGGCGGGAGCAGATACGCGTTCTGGCCCGCGACTTCATGCCCATATTGGCGGGAAGACTGGCGGCAGTGGTGTCCTCGGACCTGGGGCGTTGCCGTGAAACCGCGTCCATTCTTCTGACCGGAAATGAATGGGCCGCCAGCCCGCCCCCGATACATCTGGAACCAGACCTGCGCGAGCTGAATCTGGGCCAGTGGCAGGGCCTCACCAAAGCCGAAATTGAACAGCGCTTTCCCGGTCAATACGACGCTCGTGGCCGGAATTTCCCCCATTATTGCCCCGAAGGCGGCGAGAGTTTCGCGCAGTTGCAAAACCGCGCACTTGATGCCGTAAACCGCTGGCGGCGGCATTACCCCACAGGTACGCTGCTGGTTGTGGCGCATGCGGGCGTTATTCGCAGCTTGCTGGCCTACTACATGGCGCTACCGCTCAACGATGTGCTGCGCATCCCGCAAGAATACGCATGCCAGACCTTTGTGCCTGAATGGTAA
- a CDS encoding SMR family transporter produces the protein MQAVTSFFNLSLLLVVLAAALDVLANLLLAKSGGFRRRWLGFFSLALVGLAFYCLSLAVRNMDLAVAYAMWGSFGILGTSLGGWLFFSQKLRPCAFAGMGLLMTGMVLLHMS, from the coding sequence ATGCAAGCCGTCACCTCGTTTTTCAATCTTTCTCTGCTGCTGGTTGTGCTGGCTGCCGCTCTGGACGTGCTGGCAAATCTTCTGCTGGCAAAATCCGGCGGGTTTCGCCGCCGCTGGCTGGGTTTTTTTTCTCTGGCCCTGGTGGGTCTGGCTTTTTACTGTCTGTCGCTGGCTGTGCGCAATATGGACCTGGCCGTGGCGTATGCCATGTGGGGCAGCTTCGGCATCCTGGGCACATCCCTTGGGGGCTGGCTGTTTTTCAGCCAAAAGCTTCGGCCCTGCGCCTTCGCAGGTATGGGCCTGCTCATGACAGGTATGGTGCTTTTGCATATGAGTTGA
- a CDS encoding DMT family transporter, with the protein MLVTKPYHWFCLMGAIVFEVAGTTVMKMAQGWSFAHAALLGLALMWLAIGLSYYMLAKATTGLPVGVAFAFWEGLGLTLITLCSVALLGESMTLKRALGLACVLAGALLVHHGTGHGKEDKNDGIHPAARPTSAAGSMHSQSRAGGDA; encoded by the coding sequence ATGCTTGTGACCAAACCTTATCACTGGTTCTGCCTTATGGGAGCCATTGTTTTTGAAGTAGCCGGAACCACAGTTATGAAAATGGCCCAGGGCTGGAGCTTTGCCCACGCCGCCCTGCTGGGGCTGGCGCTCATGTGGCTGGCCATCGGCCTGTCGTACTATATGTTGGCCAAGGCCACCACGGGCCTGCCTGTAGGCGTGGCATTCGCCTTTTGGGAAGGGCTAGGGCTGACCCTCATCACCTTGTGCAGCGTGGCCCTGCTTGGCGAAAGCATGACGCTGAAGCGCGCCCTTGGCCTCGCCTGCGTGCTGGCCGGGGCCCTGCTGGTTCACCACGGTACCGGGCATGGAAAGGAAGACAAGAACGATGGCATTCACCCGGCGGCACGGCCCACTTCCGCCGCAGGGAGCATGCATAGTCAATCCAGAGCCGGGGGGGACGCATAA
- the hisA gene encoding 1-(5-phosphoribosyl)-5-[(5-phosphoribosylamino)methylideneamino]imidazole-4-carboxamide isomerase — translation MILFPAVDIQNGKAVRLKQGRAHESTVFAESPVDAAKAWEEAGARWLHVVDLDGAFDGAAQSRHIVRDICTALAIPVQLGGGIRDMKTAEAYLEAGVSRLIIGTLALEQPELFAAMCKAFPGQIGVSLDAEGGRLKSRGWVEDTGMTVDSALPRLLEDGAAFVIYTDIERDGMQCGVNVAALEHLARLSTVPVIAAGGVATLKDVQNLYPLTRTTSLAGAVSGRALYEGTLNLAEANAWIDAQAGAQK, via the coding sequence ATGATTCTTTTTCCCGCGGTAGACATTCAAAACGGCAAAGCCGTGCGCCTCAAGCAGGGCCGCGCCCACGAGAGCACGGTTTTTGCCGAAAGCCCGGTTGACGCAGCCAAGGCATGGGAAGAAGCCGGCGCCCGCTGGCTGCATGTGGTGGACCTCGACGGCGCTTTTGACGGCGCTGCCCAAAGCCGCCACATCGTACGTGATATCTGCACCGCCCTTGCCATTCCCGTGCAACTTGGCGGCGGTATCCGCGATATGAAAACTGCTGAAGCCTACCTTGAAGCCGGAGTCAGCCGCCTTATTATCGGCACTCTCGCGCTTGAACAGCCCGAGCTTTTTGCCGCAATGTGCAAGGCCTTTCCCGGTCAGATCGGTGTTTCGCTTGATGCTGAAGGCGGCCGCCTCAAAAGCCGTGGATGGGTGGAAGATACTGGAATGACCGTAGATTCGGCCCTGCCCCGCCTGCTTGAAGACGGTGCGGCCTTTGTTATCTATACAGACATTGAACGCGACGGCATGCAGTGTGGCGTTAATGTGGCTGCTCTGGAACATCTGGCGCGGCTTTCCACCGTGCCCGTCATTGCGGCGGGTGGCGTGGCCACGCTTAAAGATGTGCAGAATCTCTATCCCCTTACCCGCACCACCAGCCTTGCTGGCGCGGTGAGCGGGCGCGCCCTTTATGAGGGAACGCTTAATCTGGCGGAAGCCAATGCCTGGATAGATGCCCAGGCTGGCGCACAAAAATAG
- a CDS encoding imidazoleglycerol-phosphate dehydratase produces MTKAPRMSTQTRTSAETDIRLELTLDGQGKTEIRTGFGLLDHMLTLTAFWAGMDLTLICEGDMEVDAHHTAEDVGLTLGKALLEALGDRVGIARVGYGRVPMDEALTEVTVDISGRPWLEWRGDELLPPVLAGEEKDLWREYYKALASGARCNLHVDMRYGKNGHHLLESAAKGLGLALAQAVRRHGTTIRSTKGGLD; encoded by the coding sequence ATGACCAAAGCTCCGCGCATGTCCACCCAGACACGCACCAGCGCCGAAACTGACATCCGCCTTGAACTGACCCTGGACGGTCAGGGCAAAACGGAAATCAGAACGGGCTTTGGCCTGCTGGACCACATGCTGACCCTCACTGCTTTCTGGGCGGGCATGGATCTCACCCTGATTTGCGAAGGCGATATGGAAGTGGACGCCCACCACACAGCCGAAGACGTTGGCCTGACCCTGGGCAAAGCGTTACTTGAGGCTCTGGGCGACCGTGTAGGAATTGCCCGCGTTGGTTACGGGCGGGTGCCTATGGACGAGGCCCTGACCGAAGTGACAGTGGATATTTCAGGTCGTCCCTGGCTTGAATGGCGCGGCGACGAACTGCTGCCCCCAGTACTTGCCGGTGAGGAAAAAGACCTCTGGCGTGAATACTACAAAGCCCTTGCAAGTGGCGCACGCTGCAATCTGCATGTGGACATGCGCTACGGCAAGAATGGGCATCATCTGCTGGAATCCGCAGCCAAAGGCCTGGGGCTTGCCCTGGCTCAGGCAGTGCGGCGGCACGGCACAACCATACGCAGCACCAAGGGAGGCCTTGATTGA
- the tatC gene encoding twin-arginine translocase subunit TatC: MGLMDHLGELRGRIVRCCIAIAVGFFACWAVVDPIFDALVNPLLAVLPKGSHAIYTTLPEGFFTRMYIAVVAGVFVSSPVIFYQIWSFIAPGLYEEEKKYIIPIAVMSAVFFVCGGAFCYFVVFPYAFSFFVSFATEEIVAMPKVSDYLSFVLKLILAFGIIFEMPLFAFFLARMGVITATMMRKARRYAVLGIFIVAAVLTPPDVVSQLLMACPMLVLYEISIWVAAAFGRKPKKSEDEKEDGEAASGEASESSQKAKAAHPSEEA; this comes from the coding sequence ATGGGCCTTATGGACCACCTTGGTGAACTGCGCGGGCGCATTGTTCGCTGCTGTATTGCCATCGCTGTTGGCTTTTTTGCTTGCTGGGCCGTTGTTGATCCCATCTTTGACGCTCTGGTGAACCCCTTGCTGGCTGTTTTGCCCAAGGGTTCGCACGCAATTTACACCACCCTGCCCGAAGGCTTTTTCACGCGCATGTATATCGCTGTGGTGGCAGGCGTATTTGTGTCCAGCCCGGTGATTTTCTATCAAATATGGTCCTTTATTGCGCCAGGGCTGTACGAAGAAGAAAAAAAATACATTATTCCCATAGCGGTCATGTCGGCTGTATTTTTCGTGTGCGGCGGGGCATTCTGCTACTTTGTGGTATTTCCCTACGCGTTCAGCTTCTTTGTGAGCTTTGCCACTGAAGAAATTGTGGCCATGCCCAAGGTCAGCGATTACCTGAGTTTTGTGCTCAAGTTAATTCTGGCTTTTGGCATTATCTTTGAAATGCCGCTGTTCGCCTTCTTTTTAGCGCGCATGGGCGTCATTACCGCAACGATGATGCGCAAAGCGCGGCGCTACGCCGTTTTGGGTATTTTTATCGTGGCCGCCGTTCTTACGCCGCCGGACGTGGTTTCACAGCTGCTCATGGCTTGCCCCATGCTTGTATTGTATGAAATAAGCATATGGGTGGCTGCCGCCTTTGGGCGCAAGCCCAAAAAGAGCGAAGACGAAAAAGAAGACGGCGAAGCGGCTTCAGGTGAAGCATCTGAAAGTTCGCAAAAAGCCAAGGCAGCCCATCCTTCGGAGGAAGCATGA
- the tatB gene encoding Sec-independent protein translocase protein TatB, translated as MFGIGSTELLVILVVALIVLGPKSMANVSRTLGKALGEFRRVSTDFQRTLNAEAEEEEQKKRKKEAAKAAREAAEAEAAKAATQAAEAAAATSAVADGQQAPGEGTATSPQETPAAEAVLDTTAVHPGEATAQAPVEGQAAVQDSPETAPAAEQPQAPTASGAATPSVEAGVPVPPAGSPLAEALARTEAEVREAEARLAQTATVSDNGGKA; from the coding sequence ATGTTCGGTATAGGCAGCACTGAACTTCTGGTCATCCTTGTGGTGGCCCTGATTGTGCTTGGTCCCAAGAGTATGGCCAACGTATCGCGCACTCTGGGCAAGGCCCTGGGCGAATTCCGCCGGGTCTCCACCGACTTCCAGCGCACCCTCAATGCCGAGGCTGAAGAGGAAGAGCAGAAAAAACGTAAAAAAGAAGCTGCCAAAGCTGCCAGAGAAGCCGCTGAAGCAGAAGCTGCAAAGGCCGCCACGCAAGCGGCTGAGGCAGCGGCTGCGACCTCGGCTGTGGCAGACGGGCAACAAGCTCCTGGCGAAGGCACGGCAACATCCCCGCAGGAAACTCCTGCGGCGGAAGCTGTGCTGGACACCACGGCTGTGCATCCCGGCGAGGCTACGGCGCAGGCTCCGGTTGAAGGGCAAGCTGCCGTGCAAGATTCGCCGGAAACCGCACCAGCCGCAGAGCAGCCACAGGCTCCCACTGCTTCCGGGGCGGCAACGCCTTCGGTTGAAGCTGGCGTGCCTGTTCCGCCTGCAGGCAGCCCGCTGGCCGAAGCCCTTGCCCGAACTGAAGCCGAAGTTCGTGAGGCGGAGGCCCGTCTGGCCCAGACCGCAACAGTTTCTGACAACGGCGGCAAGGCATGA
- the guaA gene encoding glutamine-hydrolyzing GMP synthase, which translates to MPSKVIIIDYGSQVTQLIARRVREAGVYSEIHSCVTTAEQVAAMKPQAVILSGGPASVGEADAPALDPGFLELGVPVLGICYGMQLLAQNLGGKLAQSLTREYGPADLNLTAPCALWEGITSPSRVWMSHGDKVMVPPSGFAVTASTSTLEVAAMADESRKIYAVQFHPEVHHSVDGERMLHNFLFKVVGIKPDWTMSSFVERVVKEMAEQVGDKHVVCALSGGIDSTVVAVLLHRAIGRRLHCIFVDNGLLRLGEGDEVVSYLREHFDLNLNFVQAQERFLSKLKGVEDPEKKRKIIGHTFIEIFDEEAKKLSEVDFLAQGTLYPDVIESVSHKGPSAVIKSHHNVGGLPDTMKLKLIEPLRELFKDEVRKVAAELGMPDSIVWRHPFPGPGLAIRVLGEVTEERLAILRQADKIVQQELRESGWYRKVWQGFAVLLPLKTVGVMGDGRTYEHVIALRVVDSVDAMTADWARLPAELIERMSGRIINEVKGVNRVVYDVSSKPPSTIEWE; encoded by the coding sequence ATGCCCAGCAAGGTCATTATTATAGACTACGGTTCACAAGTTACCCAGCTTATCGCACGCCGCGTGCGCGAGGCCGGGGTATATTCTGAAATTCACTCCTGCGTGACCACCGCCGAACAGGTAGCGGCCATGAAGCCCCAGGCCGTTATTCTTTCGGGCGGCCCTGCCAGTGTTGGCGAAGCTGACGCGCCCGCACTGGACCCCGGCTTTCTGGAGCTGGGCGTACCCGTGCTTGGCATCTGCTACGGCATGCAGCTGCTGGCCCAGAATCTTGGCGGCAAGCTGGCCCAATCCCTCACCCGGGAATACGGTCCTGCCGACCTCAATCTGACCGCGCCCTGCGCCCTGTGGGAAGGCATCACCTCCCCCTCCCGCGTGTGGATGAGCCACGGCGACAAGGTTATGGTTCCGCCGTCCGGCTTTGCCGTCACGGCCAGCACCAGCACCCTTGAAGTGGCGGCCATGGCCGACGAAAGCCGCAAGATCTACGCTGTGCAGTTCCACCCCGAAGTGCACCACAGTGTGGACGGCGAGCGCATGCTGCACAACTTCCTGTTCAAGGTCGTGGGCATCAAGCCCGACTGGACCATGTCGTCCTTCGTGGAACGCGTGGTCAAGGAAATGGCCGAACAGGTGGGCGACAAACATGTGGTCTGCGCCCTTTCCGGCGGCATCGACTCCACGGTTGTGGCCGTACTGCTGCACAGGGCCATCGGCAGGCGCCTGCACTGCATCTTTGTGGATAACGGCCTGCTGCGCCTCGGCGAGGGCGACGAAGTGGTCAGCTACCTGCGTGAACACTTTGACCTCAACCTCAATTTTGTTCAGGCGCAAGAGCGTTTTCTCTCCAAGCTCAAGGGCGTGGAAGATCCGGAAAAGAAGCGCAAAATCATTGGTCATACCTTCATTGAAATTTTTGACGAAGAAGCCAAAAAACTCTCTGAAGTTGATTTTCTGGCCCAGGGCACCCTTTACCCCGACGTTATTGAATCCGTCTCGCACAAGGGCCCCAGTGCCGTTATCAAAAGCCACCACAATGTGGGCGGCCTGCCCGATACGATGAAGCTCAAGCTCATCGAACCCCTGCGTGAGCTCTTCAAGGACGAAGTGCGCAAAGTCGCTGCCGAACTGGGCATGCCCGACTCAATCGTGTGGCGTCACCCCTTCCCTGGTCCCGGCCTTGCCATTCGCGTGCTTGGCGAAGTGACGGAAGAACGCCTTGCCATTCTGCGTCAGGCAGACAAGATCGTGCAGCAAGAGCTGCGCGAGTCTGGCTGGTATCGCAAAGTGTGGCAGGGATTTGCCGTATTGCTGCCCCTCAAGACCGTGGGCGTGATGGGCGATGGCCGCACCTATGAGCATGTTATCGCCCTGCGCGTGGTGGACAGTGTGGACGCAATGACCGCTGACTGGGCCCGCCTGCCCGCCGAGCTCATTGAGCGCATGTCTGGACGCATCATCAATGAAGTCAAAGGCGTCAACCGCGTGGTTTACGACGTGTCCTCCAAGCCGCCCAGCACCATTGAATGGGAATAG
- the guaB gene encoding IMP dehydrogenase, translating into MFTNRGKALTFDDILLIPGYSDITPDAVDIATWLTPSIPLRIPLLSAAMDTVTESAMAISMARMGGIGIIHKNMTVAQQRLEVERVKKSESGMILDPVTISPNNTVQEALDLMSDFRVSGLPVVADGRLVGILTNRDVRFIEDGHAVRVADVMTSQKLVTVPMGTSLEEAKQHLHEHRIEKLLVVDEEGHLRGLITMKDIDKVQKYPNACKDTAGRLRVGAAIGIGKDCEARAEQLLEAGADVLVLDSAHGHSVNVINAIRMVKSAFPNCQLVAGNVATYEGAKAILEAGADSVKVGIGPGSICTTRIVAGVGVPQVTAVMDGGRAAREMDRCCIADGGIKFSGDIVKALVVGAHSVMIGSLFAGTEESPGETILYQGRTYKIYRGMGSIDAMKEGSSDRYFQEKSKKLVPEGIVGRVPYRGPVMEAVYQLMGGLRSGMGYVGAHNLKQLFENTTFCEISPAGLRESHVHDVVITKEAPNYRIEN; encoded by the coding sequence ATGTTCACCAATCGCGGCAAGGCGCTGACCTTTGACGATATTTTGCTCATTCCCGGCTATTCGGACATCACCCCTGACGCCGTGGACATAGCCACCTGGCTCACCCCTTCCATCCCCCTGCGCATCCCCCTGCTTTCTGCCGCCATGGACACCGTGACGGAATCCGCCATGGCTATTTCTATGGCACGCATGGGCGGCATCGGCATCATTCACAAGAATATGACCGTGGCACAGCAGCGCCTGGAGGTCGAGAGGGTTAAAAAGAGCGAGAGCGGCATGATCCTCGACCCTGTGACCATTTCACCCAACAATACGGTGCAGGAAGCCCTTGACCTTATGTCGGACTTCCGCGTTTCGGGCCTGCCCGTTGTGGCGGATGGCCGTCTGGTGGGCATTCTTACCAACCGTGACGTTCGCTTCATTGAAGATGGACACGCTGTGCGCGTGGCCGACGTCATGACCAGCCAGAAGCTCGTTACCGTGCCCATGGGCACTTCGCTTGAAGAAGCCAAGCAGCATCTGCACGAACACCGCATTGAAAAACTGCTTGTTGTTGATGAAGAAGGCCATTTGCGCGGCCTCATCACCATGAAAGACATCGACAAAGTGCAAAAGTACCCCAATGCCTGCAAGGACACCGCCGGACGCCTGCGCGTTGGCGCTGCCATCGGCATTGGCAAAGACTGCGAAGCCCGCGCCGAGCAGCTGCTTGAAGCCGGAGCCGACGTTCTGGTGCTCGACTCTGCCCACGGGCATTCGGTCAATGTCATCAACGCCATCCGCATGGTCAAATCTGCCTTCCCCAACTGCCAGCTTGTGGCGGGCAACGTGGCCACCTATGAAGGCGCCAAGGCCATTCTTGAAGCCGGAGCAGACTCCGTCAAAGTAGGCATCGGTCCCGGCTCCATCTGCACCACCCGCATCGTTGCGGGCGTGGGCGTGCCCCAGGTGACCGCTGTTATGGACGGCGGCCGCGCCGCACGCGAAATGGACCGCTGCTGCATCGCTGACGGCGGCATCAAGTTTTCGGGCGACATCGTCAAGGCTCTGGTAGTGGGCGCGCACTCCGTCATGATCGGCTCGCTTTTCGCGGGCACGGAAGAAAGCCCCGGCGAAACCATCCTGTATCAGGGCCGTACCTACAAGATCTACCGTGGCATGGGTTCCATTGACGCCATGAAGGAAGGCAGCTCTGACCGCTACTTCCAGGAAAAGAGCAAAAAGCTCGTTCCTGAAGGCATTGTGGGCCGCGTGCCTTACCGTGGCCCCGTGATGGAAGCCGTGTACCAGCTTATGGGCGGCCTGCGCTCCGGCATGGGTTATGTGGGCGCACATAACCTCAAGCAACTGTTCGAAAATACCACTTTCTGCGAAATATCCCCGGCGGGCCTGCGCGAAAGCCATGTGCACGACGTGGTTATCACCAAGGAAGCTCCCAACTACCGTATCGAGAACTAG
- the ffh gene encoding signal recognition particle protein produces the protein MFESLSDRLSGVFRSFSGRGQLTEENVQAGLREVRLALLEADVNFKVVKDFVENVREKCLGQEVLKGVSPAQQVVKIVNDELVNLLGGETAGLDLQGREPAVIMLVGLQGSGKTTSAGKIANILRKQKMRPYLVPADVYRPAAIDQLTVLAKQLDMPCYPSTVDMNPVDIAKAALEEARREQATVLLLDTAGRLHVDEPLMQELEAIKAAVQPQEILFVADAMTGQDAVTVAESFNERLGITGVVLTKMDGDARGGAALSIRAVTGAPVKFVGMGEKLSEMEVFHPDRIAGRILGMGDVLTLVEKAQGAINAEEAEELARKMKKASFDLEDFRTQMRRIKKLGSLDSILKMIPGLGGLREKLSEASGVMPEKEMARTEAIISSMTMAERRNPDILNGSRRARIAKGAGVTVAQVNQLVRQFEQMRQMMKGMMGGKGAKMPSMPRMRGMPPGMTPPGGMGGMPGLGGLPGMGGMPGMGGMPGMEGLPGGRSGTGKSAAAKKRKKKERQKRKKK, from the coding sequence ATGTTCGAGAGCCTTTCAGACAGACTTTCCGGCGTATTCCGCTCATTCAGCGGACGCGGCCAGCTTACCGAAGAAAACGTGCAGGCGGGCCTGCGCGAAGTGCGGCTGGCCTTGCTGGAAGCGGACGTTAACTTCAAGGTCGTCAAAGACTTTGTTGAAAACGTGCGCGAAAAATGTCTTGGCCAGGAAGTGCTCAAAGGAGTAAGTCCTGCGCAGCAGGTGGTCAAGATCGTCAATGACGAATTGGTCAACCTGCTTGGCGGCGAAACCGCCGGGCTTGACCTTCAGGGCCGCGAACCCGCAGTAATCATGCTTGTGGGCTTGCAGGGTTCGGGTAAAACAACTTCTGCTGGCAAGATAGCAAATATTTTGCGCAAGCAAAAGATGCGCCCCTACCTTGTGCCCGCCGACGTGTACCGCCCCGCAGCCATTGACCAGCTGACCGTACTTGCCAAGCAGCTGGACATGCCTTGCTATCCCTCCACCGTGGATATGAATCCCGTGGACATTGCCAAGGCCGCCCTGGAAGAGGCGCGGCGCGAGCAGGCCACTGTGCTGCTGCTGGATACGGCGGGCCGTCTGCATGTGGACGAGCCCCTCATGCAGGAGCTTGAGGCCATCAAGGCTGCTGTGCAGCCGCAGGAAATTTTGTTTGTGGCTGACGCCATGACCGGTCAGGACGCCGTGACCGTGGCTGAAAGCTTCAACGAGCGCCTTGGCATCACTGGCGTTGTGCTTACCAAGATGGACGGCGATGCGCGCGGCGGCGCGGCCCTTTCCATCCGCGCGGTGACGGGCGCCCCCGTAAAATTTGTGGGTATGGGCGAAAAACTGTCGGAGATGGAAGTTTTCCACCCTGACCGTATCGCCGGGCGTATCCTGGGCATGGGCGACGTGCTTACTCTGGTGGAGAAAGCACAGGGGGCCATCAATGCCGAGGAGGCCGAAGAGCTGGCCCGCAAGATGAAGAAGGCCAGCTTTGACCTTGAAGATTTTCGCACCCAGATGCGCCGCATCAAAAAACTCGGCTCGCTGGACAGCATCCTTAAAATGATTCCCGGGCTTGGCGGCCTGCGTGAAAAATTGTCTGAAGCCAGCGGCGTCATGCCCGAAAAGGAAATGGCGCGCACCGAAGCCATCATCAGTTCGATGACTATGGCCGAGCGCCGTAACCCCGACATCCTCAACGGCAGCCGCAGGGCGCGCATAGCCAAGGGCGCGGGTGTCACCGTGGCCCAAGTAAATCAGCTTGTGCGCCAGTTTGAGCAGATGCGCCAGATGATGAAGGGGATGATGGGCGGCAAAGGGGCTAAAATGCCCTCAATGCCCCGCATGCGCGGTATGCCCCCCGGTATGACGCCGCCCGGCGGCATGGGCGGAATGCCCGGCCTTGGTGGTCTGCCCGGAATGGGTGGAATGCCTGGCATGGGCGGAATGCCCGGTATGGAAGGCCTGCCCGGCGGGCGTTCTGGCACCGGAAAATCGGCAGCAGCAAAAAAGCGCAAGAAAAAAGAGCGCCAAAAGCGTAAAAAAAAGTAA